Proteins from a single region of Gemmatimonadales bacterium:
- a CDS encoding SCO family protein, with translation MSLRRISLAGVTSLVLLSAACEGRRAPSVGTPEAGGESVAREYPNPRPKPDFTLTDTEGQPFAFREATEGQMTLLFFGYTSCPDVCPLHMANIAAALNKIPDAVARQVTVVFVTTDPDRDTPAVIRAWLDHFDRRFIGLTGTQAQVDSAQIAMRIPPAYKEEPVDGRPYTVGHAAQVIAFTRDGMARFAFPYGTRQSEWAQEIPRLVAWPDTP, from the coding sequence ATGTCACTCCGACGCATCTCCCTCGCCGGTGTCACCTCCCTCGTGCTTCTCTCCGCTGCCTGCGAGGGGCGTCGCGCCCCGTCTGTCGGCACGCCGGAGGCGGGAGGAGAGTCGGTCGCGCGCGAGTACCCCAACCCCCGTCCCAAGCCCGACTTCACGCTGACGGACACCGAGGGCCAGCCGTTCGCGTTCCGCGAGGCGACCGAGGGGCAGATGACGCTCCTCTTCTTTGGGTATACCAGCTGTCCCGACGTCTGCCCGCTTCACATGGCCAACATCGCCGCGGCGCTGAACAAGATTCCCGACGCGGTGGCGCGACAGGTCACGGTGGTGTTCGTAACCACCGACCCGGACCGCGACACGCCGGCGGTGATTCGCGCCTGGCTCGATCACTTCGACAGGCGGTTCATCGGGCTCACCGGCACGCAGGCCCAGGTGGACTCAGCCCAGATCGCCATGCGCATTCCGCCGGCCTACAAGGAAGAGCCGGTTGATGGCCGGCCCTACACGGTCGGGCACGCCGCGCAGGTGATCGCGTTTACCCGGGATGGGATGGCGCGCTTTGCCTTCCCGTATGGCACGAGGCAGTCGGAGTGGGCCCAGGAGATTCCCCGGCTCGTGGCATGGCCGGACACGCCATGA
- a CDS encoding DUF4173 domain-containing protein, giving the protein MHGRTQRALALLLVGLVLGVAGEVLQRWVPDRLNLVLWFTATLLGATALIRTGALTALPPARWLAVAAWVTIPCLIWRDSPALFGLNLLWLGVLFVVVVATSQLRALNRIPVSALLRSAFWAVGGVIVGPLPALVHDISWNELPVAGKTRRLASVGVGFVAAVPVLVVFGGLLGSADPLFAKTVSQALSIDLWPEVQQFVRIGVIAWIGTGILRTGFWLEGRRPERAMARPELPPTILYTFVAAIGGLLAVFVGFQAGEFFLSAQAFQATMGMTVSEYARKGFFELVWVAALSLPLLHFADWCVSRREPAAVTRFHRLTLAVIVLLALILASAFYRMVLYGSLYGLTELRFYTIAFMLWLAGVFGWFGMTVLRGRRSRFVPGTLAGAFAVLLTLNVINPDALIATVNLDRAHAGAALDRTYLVQLSADAVPTMLRAVPGMSAEDRCLVMQGLQRRWGQDSKAGREWNLSRRSAARELTGVRAPMPGCRAHETR; this is encoded by the coding sequence ATGCACGGACGCACGCAGCGGGCGCTGGCCCTTCTCCTCGTCGGTCTAGTGCTTGGCGTGGCGGGAGAGGTACTGCAGCGTTGGGTGCCGGACCGGCTGAACCTCGTCCTCTGGTTCACTGCCACATTGCTCGGTGCCACCGCGCTGATTCGCACCGGCGCCCTCACGGCGCTGCCTCCGGCGCGCTGGCTCGCCGTCGCCGCGTGGGTGACGATCCCATGCTTGATCTGGCGTGACTCGCCCGCGCTCTTCGGGCTCAACCTGCTCTGGCTCGGTGTCTTGTTCGTGGTCGTCGTGGCGACCAGCCAACTGCGCGCCCTGAACCGCATTCCGGTCTCCGCGCTGCTACGCAGCGCATTCTGGGCCGTCGGCGGCGTGATCGTCGGTCCGCTGCCTGCGCTCGTCCACGACATCAGCTGGAACGAACTGCCGGTGGCCGGCAAGACGCGGCGCCTCGCCTCGGTCGGGGTCGGATTCGTCGCCGCTGTCCCGGTCCTGGTCGTCTTTGGGGGGCTCCTTGGCTCCGCCGATCCGCTCTTCGCCAAGACGGTGTCGCAGGCGCTGTCGATCGATCTCTGGCCCGAGGTGCAACAATTCGTGCGGATCGGGGTCATTGCCTGGATCGGTACCGGTATCCTGCGGACGGGCTTCTGGCTGGAGGGGCGCCGTCCCGAACGGGCGATGGCTCGTCCCGAGCTCCCGCCGACCATCCTGTACACCTTCGTCGCCGCGATCGGCGGGCTGCTGGCCGTCTTCGTCGGTTTTCAGGCGGGGGAGTTCTTCCTGTCGGCGCAGGCCTTTCAGGCAACCATGGGAATGACGGTCTCGGAGTACGCGCGCAAGGGCTTCTTCGAGCTCGTCTGGGTGGCGGCGCTCTCGCTTCCGCTGTTGCACTTCGCCGACTGGTGTGTCAGCCGGCGGGAACCGGCGGCGGTGACCCGCTTCCATCGGCTGACGCTGGCCGTGATCGTTCTGCTGGCGCTCATCCTGGCCAGCGCTTTCTATCGCATGGTGCTGTACGGCTCGCTGTACGGTCTGACCGAACTGCGGTTCTACACGATCGCCTTCATGCTCTGGCTTGCGGGAGTGTTCGGGTGGTTCGGGATGACGGTGCTCCGTGGCCGCCGGTCGCGGTTCGTCCCCGGGACGCTGGCCGGAGCCTTCGCGGTGCTGCTGACGCTGAACGTCATCAATCCCGATGCCCTGATCGCGACGGTGAACCTGGATCGTGCGCACGCCGGCGCGGCGCTTGACCGGACGTACCTGGTGCAACTGAGTGCGGATGCGGTGCCGACCATGCTCAGGGCGGTCCCTGGCATGTCGGCGGAAGATCGCTGCCTCGTGATGCAGGGCTTGCAGCGCCGGTGGGGGCAGGACTCGAAGGCGGGCAGGGAATGGAACCTCTCTCGGCGTTCGGCCGCGCGCGAGCTGACTGGGGTCAGGGCACCGATGCCAGGTTGTAGAGCGCACGAAACGCGCTGA
- a CDS encoding transcriptional regulator → MAKSSSARKAHSAADASGRLNAVDGHGNAATDLDHLIHERKRLAIVSALAGHEWLSFTELKALIDTSDGNLSVHARKLEDAGYLECRKGFAGRVPRTDFRLTPRGRRALTTYLDHMEALIQRTRDA, encoded by the coding sequence GTGGCTAAGTCCTCCTCGGCACGCAAGGCCCACTCAGCGGCCGATGCCTCGGGCCGCCTGAACGCGGTCGACGGCCACGGGAACGCCGCGACGGATCTCGACCACCTGATTCACGAGCGGAAGCGACTGGCCATCGTCAGCGCGCTTGCCGGACATGAGTGGCTCTCGTTCACCGAACTCAAGGCGCTCATCGACACCTCCGACGGCAACCTCAGCGTCCATGCGCGAAAACTGGAGGATGCAGGATACCTCGAGTGCCGGAAGGGCTTCGCCGGGCGGGTGCCCCGGACGGACTTTCGGCTGACCCCTCGTGGCCGCCGGGCGCTGACCACCTACCTCGATCACATGGAAGCTCTCATCCAGCGGACGCGCGATGCCTGA
- a CDS encoding zinc ribbon domain-containing protein, which yields MASYDYRCTSCDHAFTRHLPMRDLGRVKVTCPACGSAKVERVFTPFYAKTIRKS from the coding sequence GTGGCATCATACGATTATCGTTGCACCTCCTGTGACCACGCCTTCACGCGGCACCTGCCGATGCGGGATCTCGGCCGGGTGAAGGTGACCTGCCCGGCCTGCGGATCCGCCAAGGTCGAGCGGGTCTTTACCCCGTTCTACGCCAAGACGATTCGGAAGTCCTGA
- a CDS encoding peptide MFS transporter: protein MATATSPANDTAFFGHPRGLSTLFFTEMWERFAYYGMRAILVLFMTATVATGGLGMDVGRAGAIYGTYVALVYMLGLPGGWVADRILGLRRSVFYGGILIMLGQLSLAVPGAKLFYLGLVLIILGTGLLKPNVSAIVGELYGKDDQRRDAGFSIFYMGINLGAFISPLIVGGLAQAPGFKEFLAGMGFNPATSWNWGFGVGAVGMLFGVIQYRLGWKHFGDAGIHPSVPPESEEGRSARRQLVNGIVGFLVLMAAMAVMVRQGIVSVEAITDGFKWVYLALVVAFFIWLFAGNSWTKEERKRLIVIVVLFVGAAIFWSAFEQAATSLNLFALNNTRNSVFGFTFPSSWFQSVNALLIIIFAPIFAWIWLALGKHDPSSPAKFAFGLVSVGMGFVVMVAAAKASANGVLVSPWWLVATYLLHTIGELSLSPVGLSSMTRLAPDRVKGMMMGVWFLAASIGNLIAGGVLGFYAKFTLPQVFGAVAGFAIVSGLVMFALVLPIKRMMARAD, encoded by the coding sequence GTGGCCACTGCAACATCGCCGGCGAACGATACCGCTTTCTTCGGGCACCCCCGGGGGCTGTCCACACTCTTCTTCACGGAGATGTGGGAGCGCTTCGCCTACTACGGCATGCGCGCCATCCTCGTCCTGTTCATGACGGCCACGGTCGCCACGGGTGGGCTCGGGATGGACGTGGGTCGGGCGGGCGCGATCTACGGGACCTACGTGGCGCTCGTGTATATGCTCGGGCTGCCCGGCGGGTGGGTGGCCGACCGGATCCTCGGCCTCCGGCGCTCGGTGTTCTACGGCGGCATCCTGATCATGCTCGGGCAGCTCAGCCTGGCAGTGCCCGGGGCGAAGCTCTTCTACCTCGGCCTGGTGCTCATCATCCTCGGTACCGGCCTGCTGAAGCCGAACGTGAGCGCCATCGTCGGTGAACTCTACGGCAAGGATGACCAGCGCCGCGACGCCGGCTTCTCGATCTTCTACATGGGCATCAATCTCGGCGCCTTCATCTCGCCGTTGATCGTCGGCGGGCTCGCCCAAGCCCCCGGGTTCAAGGAGTTCCTCGCGGGAATGGGGTTCAACCCGGCGACCTCCTGGAACTGGGGCTTCGGCGTTGGCGCCGTGGGAATGCTCTTTGGCGTGATTCAGTATCGGCTCGGGTGGAAACACTTCGGTGACGCCGGCATTCACCCGAGCGTGCCGCCGGAGTCCGAAGAGGGGCGGTCGGCGCGGCGTCAGCTGGTCAACGGGATCGTCGGTTTCCTCGTGCTGATGGCGGCGATGGCCGTCATGGTTCGACAGGGGATCGTGAGCGTCGAAGCCATCACAGACGGATTCAAGTGGGTCTACCTGGCGCTGGTCGTCGCGTTCTTCATCTGGCTCTTCGCCGGCAACAGCTGGACGAAGGAGGAGCGGAAGCGGTTGATCGTCATCGTGGTGCTCTTTGTCGGTGCCGCCATCTTCTGGTCGGCGTTCGAGCAGGCGGCCACGAGCCTCAACCTCTTTGCGCTGAACAACACCCGGAACAGCGTCTTCGGATTCACCTTCCCCAGCAGCTGGTTCCAGTCGGTCAACGCGCTCCTGATCATCATCTTTGCGCCGATCTTTGCCTGGATCTGGCTGGCGCTGGGCAAGCACGATCCCTCGAGCCCGGCGAAGTTCGCATTCGGCCTCGTGTCGGTCGGTATGGGGTTCGTCGTGATGGTGGCGGCGGCAAAGGCGTCGGCAAACGGCGTCCTCGTGAGCCCCTGGTGGCTGGTGGCCACCTACCTGCTGCACACCATCGGTGAACTGAGCCTGAGCCCGGTGGGCCTGAGTTCCATGACCCGGCTCGCACCGGATCGGGTCAAGGGAATGATGATGGGGGTCTGGTTCCTCGCGGCGTCGATCGGCAACCTGATCGCGGGCGGTGTCCTCGGCTTCTACGCCAAGTTCACCCTGCCGCAGGTGTTCGGCGCCGTGGCCGGCTTCGCGATCGTCTCGGGCCTGGTGATGTTTGCGCTGGTGCTGCCGATCAAGCGGATGATGGCCCGGGCCGACTGA
- a CDS encoding PHB depolymerase family esterase: MSAAREVVVARPEGIRRALLREPPGPDTGRRRPAVMLLHGAGGTAKLALENTGWTRIADREGLLLVYPEGTRRDPAAPPKFLQNPQAWNDGSGRGHTARTGVDDVGFLAALIDQLVATHHVDPARLYMAGFSNGAAMTFRAGAELAGRVAAIGPVSGHCWVSPQATDTPVPALMIFGGVDPLNPVDGGEVKTPWGTVEYHPPILESFDRWRAFCGCAGSPTRSEAIPGVRSFQAAECPGGGAVGCMIVEDLGHHWPGGPRLLPPWVAGPASTRLDGASALWEFFQSHARR; this comes from the coding sequence GTGAGCGCCGCCCGGGAGGTCGTCGTGGCGCGGCCCGAGGGGATACGGCGCGCTCTGCTCCGCGAGCCGCCGGGGCCGGACACGGGCCGGCGGCGTCCGGCGGTGATGCTCCTGCACGGCGCCGGCGGCACCGCCAAGCTTGCGCTGGAAAACACCGGATGGACCAGGATCGCCGATCGGGAGGGACTGCTGCTGGTGTATCCGGAGGGCACCCGCCGCGATCCCGCAGCGCCGCCGAAGTTTCTGCAGAATCCGCAGGCCTGGAACGACGGCTCGGGCCGGGGGCACACCGCGCGCACGGGCGTGGACGATGTGGGGTTCCTCGCCGCCTTGATTGATCAACTGGTCGCGACGCACCACGTCGATCCTGCCCGCCTCTACATGGCGGGCTTCTCCAACGGCGCCGCGATGACTTTTCGCGCAGGGGCGGAGCTGGCCGGCCGGGTGGCAGCGATCGGGCCGGTCTCGGGTCACTGCTGGGTGTCGCCCCAGGCCACGGACACGCCGGTGCCGGCGCTGATGATTTTCGGTGGGGTGGATCCGCTGAACCCTGTGGATGGCGGCGAGGTGAAGACGCCCTGGGGGACGGTCGAGTACCACCCGCCGATCCTCGAGTCCTTCGATCGGTGGCGCGCGTTCTGTGGGTGTGCTGGGAGCCCGACGCGCAGCGAGGCCATCCCAGGGGTGCGATCGTTCCAGGCCGCCGAATGCCCCGGCGGAGGCGCGGTCGGGTGCATGATCGTCGAAGACTTGGGTCATCACTGGCCGGGGGGCCCGCGCCTGCTGCCGCCGTGGGTGGCCGGCCCGGCGAGCACGAGGCTCGATGGCGCTTCCGCACTCTGGGAGTTCTTCCAGTCTCACGCGCGGCGGTGA
- a CDS encoding cytochrome c oxidase assembly protein → MTWWCSARDVAWSWTWQAYPGVWLFIVGIGLGFALLVRRLAPQHAPPGHRPISRGQTASFAAGLLLLWASTDWPIGALGAGYLLTVHTAQWILYTLVVPPFLLLGVPEWLSLAAGTASRAGRALRLLARPVVALLITDAILLGSHLPPVVDGFRRTQWGSFTVDLAWLIGGLVMWWPVLAPNPSISRVSYPWKIGYLFLCTLVPIVPAAFLTYADYPLYALYELAPRVNNISAIADQQAAGLIMKAVADPIIWLAMAIVFFRWQRVEEAADKAEREARRVAVGAAGR, encoded by the coding sequence ATGACCTGGTGGTGCTCCGCCCGTGACGTGGCCTGGAGTTGGACTTGGCAGGCGTATCCGGGGGTCTGGCTCTTCATCGTGGGAATCGGGCTCGGGTTTGCGCTGCTGGTCCGGCGGCTCGCTCCGCAGCATGCACCCCCGGGGCACCGGCCGATCTCACGGGGACAGACCGCATCGTTTGCGGCAGGGCTGCTCCTGCTCTGGGCGTCGACCGACTGGCCGATCGGTGCGCTCGGTGCGGGGTACCTCCTCACGGTCCACACTGCGCAGTGGATTCTCTACACCCTCGTCGTGCCGCCCTTCCTGCTGCTCGGTGTGCCGGAGTGGCTGTCCCTCGCTGCGGGCACCGCGTCACGCGCTGGACGGGCGCTGCGCCTGCTGGCACGCCCGGTCGTGGCGCTGCTCATCACGGACGCGATCCTCCTCGGGTCGCACCTGCCGCCAGTGGTAGACGGCTTTCGGCGTACTCAGTGGGGATCGTTTACAGTCGACCTGGCCTGGCTCATCGGCGGCCTGGTCATGTGGTGGCCCGTGCTTGCGCCAAATCCCTCGATCAGTCGCGTCTCCTACCCATGGAAGATCGGGTACCTCTTCCTCTGCACCCTGGTCCCGATCGTTCCCGCGGCCTTCCTGACCTACGCCGACTATCCGCTCTACGCGCTGTACGAACTGGCGCCTCGCGTCAACAACATTTCCGCCATCGCCGATCAGCAGGCCGCGGGCCTGATCATGAAGGCGGTGGCCGACCCGATCATCTGGCTGGCGATGGCGATCGTGTTCTTCCGGTGGCAGCGGGTGGAGGAGGCGGCAGATAAGGCGGAGCGAGAGGCGCGGAGGGTGGCTGTCGGAGCTGCGGGGCGGTGA
- a CDS encoding TonB-dependent receptor: MTRPLLVGVSLLTMTASALAAQANGAIAGVVRDGQTGAPLANVTVSIEGGRRGNVTDSAGRYRIREVRSATSTIQAVLIGYSPAAKDSVLVRGGGTTIVNLTMQPAAVPVETINVQAASEPVLDPLATATEQKTTGEEMRRLPVSSVTEAISLSAGAVGQSYRGGRLGQESFVLDGMGVKNQLDASSNSLGIRVPTSMVTEASLTTNAFSARYGQALSGVVNVVTRDGGDTWRGLAMYESDRLLTGNADFGLDRLLLQADGPLFAGITFIGVVDATGRLDNDPVSAPAPTDPLDPRSSAVAMLPHNSGEQLDIAGKLAIPIGQKQTLRLFGLYGAQQGLLYDQLYKYNLGFAPAQRITGGLFTADYQYASSPDAGTPLILDVRAGWYGKNFHRGDLTEQPDYKFGAFTGQTFHFRGEDIAERLDTAAARAAVPGFTYPSYSTDTPWGVPGFFMTGGSRGEIAFNNFEELRTQIDATIGLGHSSDLFVGGQYLSQQVQTFQRINAWAPVGDSVPPATASDFSPRAGSVYAEAQARLVDLAFTGGLRYEFFNPGADLNNDQLGSQSSLNPRFAVSTVLSGATLVASYGKFSMPPDLQFLVDATFDDSTRTGRYRRGNPSLGFESSTQYEFSLRLLPKPNLALRLGAYYKRLDGLVSSVPLGVNPDSSIFANSDYGTVKGFEVLITRPIVNGWGLQVSYVLQSANATSTNAFVREQLPSIDPATGDTVYPGRVEYPLDYDQRHALTAVFQSVLNQQAGPTVLGGHPFGALETAFVVRFASGLPFTLTNAAGDSLVSDINGMRLPSYTTLDLLIRKPIPFGSNFASIYLDIRNVFNTSTIQYVRQDTGTPYLDEGSIQAQAEAAYNAHPEPIPYESPRYRAYADLNANGILEGQAELLPLYVRAARDYNMPVFQYGNPRLWRLGLEVSF, translated from the coding sequence ATGACCCGCCCACTGCTGGTGGGCGTGAGCCTGCTCACGATGACGGCCTCAGCCCTCGCCGCGCAAGCCAACGGCGCCATCGCCGGCGTGGTGCGCGACGGCCAGACGGGCGCCCCGCTCGCGAACGTGACCGTCAGCATCGAGGGGGGCCGCCGGGGCAATGTGACCGATTCAGCCGGACGCTACCGCATCCGCGAGGTCCGCAGCGCCACCTCTACGATCCAAGCGGTGCTCATTGGCTACAGCCCCGCGGCCAAGGATAGTGTCCTGGTGCGCGGAGGGGGCACCACCATCGTCAACCTGACGATGCAACCGGCGGCGGTTCCCGTCGAGACGATCAACGTCCAGGCGGCATCCGAGCCTGTGCTCGACCCGCTCGCGACCGCCACCGAGCAAAAGACGACCGGCGAAGAGATGCGCCGCCTTCCGGTCAGCTCGGTCACCGAGGCCATCTCCCTCTCCGCCGGTGCCGTCGGGCAGAGTTACCGCGGCGGCCGCCTCGGCCAGGAGTCCTTCGTCCTCGACGGCATGGGAGTCAAGAACCAGCTCGACGCCTCCAGCAATTCACTCGGGATCAGGGTGCCGACGTCGATGGTCACCGAAGCCTCGCTGACCACCAACGCCTTCTCGGCCAGGTATGGGCAGGCACTTTCAGGGGTGGTCAACGTCGTCACCAGGGACGGCGGCGACACGTGGCGTGGCCTCGCCATGTACGAGTCGGACCGCCTCCTCACCGGGAACGCCGACTTCGGCCTCGACCGCCTTCTCCTCCAGGCCGATGGGCCGCTCTTCGCGGGGATCACCTTCATCGGCGTCGTCGACGCGACCGGACGGCTGGACAACGACCCGGTCAGCGCCCCCGCCCCGACCGACCCCCTCGATCCGCGCTCCAGCGCCGTCGCCATGCTCCCGCACAACAGCGGGGAGCAGCTCGACATCGCCGGCAAGCTGGCCATCCCGATCGGCCAGAAGCAGACCCTTCGCCTGTTCGGGCTGTATGGCGCCCAGCAGGGGCTGCTGTACGACCAGCTCTACAAGTACAATCTCGGGTTCGCGCCGGCCCAGCGGATTACCGGCGGCCTCTTCACGGCCGACTACCAGTACGCCTCATCTCCCGACGCGGGCACACCCCTCATCCTCGACGTGCGCGCAGGCTGGTACGGCAAGAACTTTCACCGCGGCGACCTGACCGAGCAGCCAGACTATAAGTTCGGCGCCTTTACCGGGCAGACCTTTCATTTCCGTGGTGAGGACATCGCGGAGCGGCTCGACACCGCCGCCGCGCGCGCGGCGGTTCCCGGCTTCACCTACCCCAGCTACAGCACAGACACGCCGTGGGGCGTGCCGGGGTTCTTCATGACGGGCGGCTCACGGGGCGAGATTGCCTTCAATAACTTCGAGGAGCTCCGCACCCAGATCGACGCCACCATCGGCCTGGGACACAGCTCCGATCTCTTCGTGGGCGGGCAGTACCTCAGCCAGCAAGTGCAGACCTTCCAGCGAATCAACGCGTGGGCGCCGGTGGGGGACAGCGTCCCTCCCGCCACCGCCTCGGACTTCAGCCCGCGCGCCGGTTCAGTCTATGCCGAGGCGCAGGCCCGGCTCGTCGACCTCGCCTTCACCGGCGGGCTCCGGTACGAGTTCTTCAATCCCGGCGCCGACCTGAACAACGACCAGCTCGGCTCGCAGAGCTCCCTGAACCCCCGGTTCGCGGTCTCGACCGTCCTGAGCGGGGCGACGCTGGTGGCGAGCTACGGGAAGTTCAGCATGCCGCCGGACCTCCAGTTCCTGGTCGACGCCACCTTCGACGATTCGACCCGTACCGGACGCTACCGCCGCGGCAATCCCAGCCTGGGGTTCGAGAGTTCCACGCAATACGAATTCAGCCTGCGTCTCCTCCCCAAGCCGAACCTGGCCCTGCGGCTCGGTGCCTACTACAAGCGGCTCGACGGGCTGGTCTCCTCCGTCCCGCTCGGCGTCAATCCCGACAGTTCTATCTTTGCGAACTCCGACTACGGCACCGTCAAGGGATTCGAGGTCCTCATCACCCGCCCGATCGTCAATGGGTGGGGCCTCCAGGTCTCATACGTCCTGCAGAGCGCGAACGCCACGTCGACGAACGCCTTCGTGCGTGAGCAGCTCCCCAGCATCGATCCGGCCACCGGCGACACGGTGTACCCCGGGCGGGTCGAATATCCGCTGGACTATGACCAGCGCCACGCCCTCACGGCCGTCTTCCAGTCGGTCCTCAACCAGCAGGCCGGTCCGACGGTGCTCGGCGGCCATCCGTTCGGCGCCCTCGAGACCGCCTTCGTCGTACGGTTCGCCTCGGGGCTCCCCTTCACCCTGACCAACGCCGCTGGCGACTCGCTGGTCAGCGACATCAACGGAATGCGGCTCCCGTCGTACACCACGCTCGACCTCCTGATTCGCAAGCCGATCCCCTTCGGCAGCAATTTCGCGAGCATCTACCTCGATATCCGCAACGTCTTCAACACCAGCACGATCCAGTACGTGCGGCAGGACACCGGCACCCCATACCTGGACGAGGGCTCCATCCAGGCGCAGGCCGAAGCGGCCTACAATGCGCACCCCGAGCCGATCCCGTACGAATCCCCGCGCTACCGGGCCTACGCCGACCTCAACGCGAACGGCATCCTCGAGGGTCAGGCGGAGTTGTTGCCGCTCTATGTCCGTGCGGCGCGGGACTACAACATGCCCGTCTTCCAGTACGGGAATCCGCGGCTCTGGCGGCTGGGGCTCGAGGTCTCGTTTTAG
- a CDS encoding copper chaperone PCu(A)C, with protein sequence MTARVLLLLVLTACAAEGPPIEVRDAYSYESVLGNVGVVYFTIENRGAQPDTLVDVEVSGALVAMVHEQVAQGAMVEMRHVGPLPIPPDSTVVLRPGGLHVMMEGLDQAPVAGDTLTVTVRFARGQEVVVLAPVIPYGAEP encoded by the coding sequence ATGACTGCCCGAGTCCTGCTGCTCCTCGTGCTGACAGCCTGTGCTGCAGAGGGGCCGCCCATCGAGGTGCGGGACGCCTACAGCTATGAGTCGGTGCTCGGCAACGTCGGGGTCGTGTATTTCACGATCGAGAACCGCGGCGCCCAGCCCGATACGCTCGTCGACGTGGAAGTCTCAGGGGCCCTGGTTGCCATGGTGCATGAACAGGTGGCCCAGGGCGCCATGGTGGAAATGCGGCACGTCGGTCCACTCCCCATTCCCCCGGACAGCACCGTGGTCCTCAGGCCGGGCGGCCTGCACGTGATGATGGAGGGCCTTGATCAGGCCCCGGTGGCCGGGGACACGCTGACGGTCACGGTGCGTTTTGCCCGCGGACAGGAAGTCGTCGTCCTGGCTCCGGTCATTCCCTACGGGGCCGAGCCGTGA
- a CDS encoding di-trans,poly-cis-decaprenylcistransferase yields MPDSVPAAPPGLHLAVILDGNGRWATQRGLPRAAGHQAGAGAVRRLVEAAPAAGVGTLTLYAFSSDNWTRPEREVRWLLRLFREHLRRETARCVAEGIRLSVIGRRDRLPLPLLTAIDAAEEATRRGCRLHLRVAVDYSGRDAIVAAAVALADQVLPSREAFDRAVTDAGRGGPEVPPVDLLIRTGGEQRLSDFLLWESAYAELYFSDTMWPDFGEHDLHLALIEFRARSRRFGGLPLSAAI; encoded by the coding sequence ATGCCTGACTCAGTCCCTGCTGCTCCACCCGGGCTCCACCTCGCCGTCATTCTCGACGGAAACGGTCGCTGGGCCACGCAGCGGGGGCTTCCCCGTGCAGCGGGCCACCAGGCGGGAGCGGGGGCGGTCCGCCGCCTCGTGGAGGCGGCCCCCGCCGCGGGCGTCGGCACCCTGACGCTCTACGCCTTCTCGTCCGACAATTGGACCCGTCCCGAGCGCGAAGTGCGCTGGCTGCTCCGGCTCTTCCGTGAACACCTGCGGCGGGAAACGGCGCGTTGCGTTGCGGAGGGCATCCGACTGTCGGTCATCGGCCGGCGCGACCGTCTGCCGCTGCCGCTCCTCACTGCCATCGACGCGGCAGAGGAGGCCACCCGGCGCGGCTGCCGTCTCCACCTGCGCGTCGCCGTGGATTACTCAGGGCGTGATGCCATCGTGGCCGCCGCCGTCGCCCTGGCGGACCAGGTACTGCCGAGCCGGGAGGCGTTCGACCGTGCGGTCACGGATGCGGGCCGGGGAGGCCCGGAGGTACCCCCTGTCGATCTCCTGATCCGGACCGGCGGTGAACAGCGGCTGAGCGACTTCCTCCTCTGGGAATCGGCCTATGCCGAGCTGTACTTCAGCGACACCATGTGGCCGGACTTCGGCGAGCATGACCTGCACCTGGCCCTGATCGAGTTTCGCGCACGCAGTCGACGCTTTGGCGGCCTGCCGCTCAGCGCCGCCATCTGA
- a CDS encoding sulfite exporter TauE/SafE family protein has protein sequence MSLMLLLGLGLAAGVLSGLFGIGGGVVIVATLVLGFRMPILTATGTSLGALLLPVGLLGALEYHRQGLLDVKASALIALGLFLGVWFGAKLAIGTPPATLQRLFAVFLIVLAVRMWIGAGR, from the coding sequence ATGTCGCTCATGCTCCTCCTCGGGCTTGGCCTCGCCGCCGGTGTCCTCTCTGGCCTCTTCGGCATCGGCGGCGGTGTGGTCATTGTCGCCACGCTGGTGCTTGGCTTCCGGATGCCCATTCTCACCGCCACCGGCACCTCACTCGGGGCGCTGCTTCTCCCTGTCGGGCTTCTCGGCGCCTTGGAGTACCACCGACAAGGCCTGCTCGACGTCAAGGCCTCCGCGCTCATTGCGCTCGGTCTTTTTCTCGGCGTCTGGTTCGGCGCGAAGCTCGCCATCGGTACGCCGCCCGCCACGCTGCAGCGACTCTTCGCCGTCTTCCTGATCGTCCTCGCGGTCCGGATGTGGATCGGCGCGGGACGCTGA